A DNA window from Engystomops pustulosus chromosome 6, aEngPut4.maternal, whole genome shotgun sequence contains the following coding sequences:
- the LOC140065170 gene encoding E3 ubiquitin/ISG15 ligase TRIM25-like has protein sequence MASADLRDELSCSICLEVYTDPVTLRCGHNYCRGCINRVMDTQDGAGGYSCPDCREDFLERPVLRRNTTLCNIVRDLLSAPEEETSTMFCTFCDLPVPAVRTCVQCETSMCQHHLRKHDQSVEHTSTLPRPPPVSKKCGVHHKVLKHYCCVDSVCICAQCVVSGHSGHRVELLATSLNMKKDNLRKVLKNLTTSMEETEKRVQSLRESEVDLQEKAHCLTKMVTVQFEDIRRHLEDLEKKLLRDISRQKDQVSSSILGWIQQLEVEKDALTRKMSHMRELCDLTDPVTVLQDAPDDFWDTGAGAHEETFSEDALYVAGDLDEDLISEMLEEGLSNILTGVKARLSRPGRAGLLMDINTAGSHVHLSHDSKTATWSNENQNYPERLGRCQYPQILSSDSFHTGRHHWDVETSQTGGWRVGMCYPSMDRTGDQSYIGDNERSWCLRWQKNYYSVLHQNVETMLSPEPSCQRLRMCLDYEAGKISFYELSDPISHLYTFTTTFSEPLHVGFRLLKSWVKIINHE, from the coding sequence ATGGCTTCCGCTGATCTGAGGGACGAGCTGAGCTGCTCCATCTGCCTGGAGGTCTACACCGATCCCGTCACCCTGAGGTGTGGACACAACTACTGCCGGGGGTGTATTAATCGTGTGATGGACACCCAGGATGGGGCTGGGGGCTACTCCTGTCCTGACTGCAGAGAAGACTTCCTAGAACGTCCAGTCCTGAGGAGAAACACAACTCTATGTAACATTGTGAGGGACCTCCTCTCGGCTCCAGAAGAAGAGACGTCCACCATGTTCTGCACCTTCTGTGACCTCCCTGTCCCAGCTGTTAGGACCTGCGTACAGTGTGAGACCTCCATGTGCCAGCATCACCTGAGGAAGCATGACCAATCAGTGGAACATACCTCAACGCTACCCAGGCCTCCCCCTGTGAGTAAGAAATGTGGGGTCCACCACAAGGTCCTGAAACATTACTGCTGTGTGGactctgtctgtatctgtgcaCAGTGCGTCGTGTCCGGTCATAGTGGACATCGTGTGGAATTACTGGCCACTTCTCTCAACATGAAGAAGGACAACCTGAGAAAGGTCCTCAAGAACCTCACAACCAGCATGGAGGAGACGGAGAAGAGAGTCCAGAGTCTACGGGAGAGTGAGGTGGACCTTCAGGAAAAAGCTCACTGTTTAACCAAGATGGTAACCGTTCAGTTTGAGGATATAAGAAGACATCTAGAAGACCTTGAGAAGAAGCTCTTGAGAGACATCTCCAGACAGAAAGATCAGGTGTCCTCTTCAATCTTGGGCTGGATCCAACAGCTGGAAGTTGAGAAGGATGCATTGACTAGGAAGATGTCCCACATGAGGGAGCTGTGTGACCTGACAGACCCGGTCACTGTACTACAAGATGCACCAGATGATTTTTGGGACACTGGGGCGGGCGCACATGAGGAGACATTTTCAGAAGATGCTCTTTATGTCGCTGGTGATCTGGATGAAGATCTGATCTCGGAGATGCTTGAAGAAGGACTGTCTAATATTCTGACCGGTGTGAAGGCAAGGCTTAGCAGGCCAGGCCGTGCAGGTCTGCTGATGGACATTAACACAGCAGGAAGCCATGTCCACCTATCACATGACTCAAAGACTGCGACCTGGTCCAATGAAAACCAAAACTATCCAGAACGTCTGGGTAGATGTCAGTACCCGCAGATACTGAGCAGTGACAGCTTCCACACCGGCCGGCATCATTGGGATGTGGAGACCAGTCAGACCGGAGGCTGGAGGGTCGGAATGTGTTACCCCAGCATGGACCGGACAGGTGACCAGTCCTACATCGGGGACAATGAAAGGTCTTGGTGTCTGCGGTGGCAGAAGAATTATTACTCTGTCCTCCATCAAAATGTGGAGACCATGTTGTCACCGGAGCCTTCATGTCAGAGGCTGAGGATGTGTCTCGACTACGAAGCCGGGAAGATCTCCTTCTATGAGCTCAGTGACCCCATCAGTCACCTCTATaccttcaccaccaccttcaGCGAGCCTCTCCATGTTGGTTTCCGGCTGCTCAAGTCTTGGGTGAAGATTATTAATCACGAGTGA